One Coffea eugenioides isolate CCC68of chromosome 2, Ceug_1.0, whole genome shotgun sequence genomic window, ATACCCGCGTCGACCAACGGGTCATCGAAGCAACCCGTGACCAAGACCCGCCAACCCGATGACTTCATGAGGTCAACGAGCTTTGACCCTCCATTGATCAACGGGTTACAGTACTCGTGATCATGATCAGCCCCTTCAGGCAAACTCAAATCAAACATCTGATCAATGGCGTAGAGGGGCAAGAGCGAGTCGCGGGCCAGCCTCTGCTCCGACCCGGTTCTCTTGGTCCCACTGAAATATGGATGATGCAGTATCATCCCTTTGATTTTCAACGGCTCCAGGTCCTTCGCCGCAGAGACTGCAAGCAAGCCGGCGTTGTAAGCCAAGTTTCCGCCGGCACTGGTCCCGGCCAGGTAACAGTTGTCGAGATCAGCATAATCCCTAACCCACTCATCTCGGGCGGATTTGATCCAGTGCAAGCCGTCCATGGCGTCTTGGTAAGCCGCAGGAAGGCGGTGTTCGGGGGCCAGGCGGTAGTCCAGCGAGATAACCATGACTCCGACGTTTTCCACCAGTCCCTGGCAGAACACGTCGTAAAGATTGGTATCCGCGTTACAAAAGACGAAGCCGCCGCCGTGATAGTAAACTACGAGGGGCAGCTTCCTACGGTTTGCAGGGGAAGCAGCGGCTTTGGCCTGGCGAGGAAGATAGAGGCGCATCCACGTCTTGTTGTGAGGGTGGAGGGTAACGTCCTTGCTGATAACGGCGGAAGTGCCGTTGGGATCAGAATTTGAGGGGTTACGGATTTCAGGGTCACGTTTGACAGTGCCATCATCAGGGTTAACGATGATGTTGAGGAAGGGATTGTTAAACACCGGGCGTGGAATCTTGTCTTTCCCCATTCTCCTCTCTTTTGCTTCTCTGCTTCCTCGAGTGTATGCAAACAAGCTACTGCTTTTGGTTATCTGTCTGGGTTGGAATGTGACTAAATAATAGATAAGGAGGCATATCCGAATCTAATTATAGAAACACATTTGAAAGTTTTGACTGAGCTTTTTTACGCACTATCACCTGAGTAAAAAGAATATTTAAatctagtttttctttcttttttttttgggctgttCGATTGACATGGATATCAACTTTAGTTTAAATAACGACAGAATCCCACGGAGTTTAagtcttatttttatttcaaatattaCTGAATTTGGATGATACATAATTTCCACTTTTAATACCTGCAATTATAGTAAAGAACCAAACAAGTTCCGTGCAAAATTCAACATATCACAGCTTCCAAAAGgactttgacaaaaaaaaaaaaaaaatatatatatatataggactTTGAACAAAGTAGTCGCCGATTGTCACGATCGTGGGGATGGGAAATATGTGGTTATCAGTCAGCAGCCATCCGATGGCGGCTGAGCCATTTGGTCTTTGTGATTCTTGTGTTATTAGTCAAgcagcaaaaaaaaatttttattagaCCGTAATAGTTAGTTTACCCtactcttatttttattttagccTACTCTGGGGGAGAACCAATGGGACCTAAAGAATTTAACGGAACTGAATCACTATCGGGCCAGACGGGTGTACTACGCACTCGAATGGATTTAAAAGAAACCATATATAGTGACACATTGATGGAACGCAATGTTTGAACCATTGACCTCCCATCCTACCAATACTTTAAGTTTTTTATGGTAGCCAACGGTTCAAAGAGCCATTGGTTTACTCAAGCAATTAGTTTGTGATTCTAGAATCTTTTTTATTAATAGGAGAGTGTTTGAATATGAGATTATTTAagatattatttggaataattattaTAACACTTTTTGTATGTGAGATAAGaaggtgattgaaaaaataaaataatcagTTGAAAATTGTATTCTGATTCATTAATGATTGGTACTGAATCAAAAATTTGGAAGGAAATAgatcaaagaaagaaaacgtCTAAGTCTACTAGAATTTTACCCGTGCCTTAGCACtgtctttttttatttattgtgaatttatacaaataaaaataatttaaatacaaaaattaacaacaatcctacatgttcattcatattaactttaaaaaaattaatgcaCTCTAAATgctcaattatttactaatttttaaaaatttgtttacatACTTTCATTATAATATGATAGTATACATCAAATAATGTATTTCATATCGAAAACTCGATAGATATTCTtttttacaaatattcttttagataatttaaatttttacaATGACCAACCACAAACCTAGaagtatatatttatatttaattaagtagaaaagatccagcaatcctttttttttcatcaat contains:
- the LOC113762180 gene encoding carboxylesterase 1-like, which gives rise to MGKDKIPRPVFNNPFLNIIVNPDDGTVKRDPEIRNPSNSDPNGTSAVISKDVTLHPHNKTWMRLYLPRQAKAAASPANRRKLPLVVYYHGGGFVFCNADTNLYDVFCQGLVENVGVMVISLDYRLAPEHRLPAAYQDAMDGLHWIKSARDEWVRDYADLDNCYLAGTSAGGNLAYNAGLLAVSAAKDLEPLKIKGMILHHPYFSGTKRTGSEQRLARDSLLPLYAIDQMFDLSLPEGADHDHEYCNPLINGGSKLVDLMKSSGWRVLVTGCFDDPLVDAGMEFAKMLDAKGVRTVTFLSDGYHAMEVFDPSTSGPFYAAAKDFLSTN